In Aspergillus nidulans FGSC A4 chromosome II, the genomic stretch TCCTTGCGTCAGGAACAGCACGTGGCCGTAACACGGCGGAACCGTCCTGGTGTGAGACGGCGGAGGACATCCTGGTAAGTGGTCGAGGTATGATTGAATGTAGATGCAAATAAAGATACAGCTCACATCGATCCGGAAACTTCTGCACAGAACAGAGGTGCAGACAATCCGAGTAAGCTTGTTTATGAATACTTCCTGCGGTGGACACGGCAGTGACGGCAGGGCTGAGTTCTTATGTTGGAGTGGGCCCGGCATAACATAGCATCATAGTCCTCGCGAGGGCTGCCCTGAACAGGGATCATCGCGGACTTGGCCACTCAGGAATAACCTCCTGGTTTCCTCAGGATGACCTTTGCCCCGTAGCCCATGCAGGAATACGACCGGACGAACCGGTGCCATTGATTCCGGAATACTGAGCCTGAGACCAGGTTTCCGAGACTCTGGTTCCTCACGCTTCGCGCGTTCCGCCTGTGCATGTGCATTGATTGATTACTACTGGTTATTTATCCACTTCATAAGTGATCGCTCGGCGCGGTAATTGTTACGTAGTGAGACGACTGACACAGTCCAGCTGACACTTCCAACATTGCTGCCTGACATTCCAGGAATTTTAAAGAATAAGCTATTCCACGTGATACACCCTGAGCTAATCCTCAACTGGAAGGAGCGCCAAGAGCTGGACAGCCAGATCGCATTCAATCACGCAGCGACTCGGCCAGGCTCACCTGTGCTCCATATCTTCATTGCTTCACCTTCGTTTTACCCCGGGATTGCGTGGACTGGCTTCTTCGCATCTCTCTTACATCTTCAGGTCGCTTCTTGCTCCAGTCTCCTTTTCCGCGTTTTTTACCTTTCCCGCGGGGGATCTTTGTGGCCGCCGCCATGGCATCCCGTGAGTTTCTGCCCGTTGTTTGATCCCCACCACTCCTATTCCTGGCCTCAGCTGCAGTTCGGTTTTGCTCACAACAAGTTACCCCGGATCAATCCAGTGAAGCAATTCATTCGCAATGTTCGGTCAGCCAAGACTATTGCAGACGAACGAGCAGTCATCCAAAAAGAAAGTGCCGCCATCCGTGCGTCGTTCAGGGAAGAAAGCCATGATTCGAGCATTCGGTTAGCATTCACAACTATACTCTACTATATGCTTCGCTTTGAACCAATATCTCATATGTCCGGACAGGAGAAACAACGTCGCTAAGCTACTTTACCTATTCACACTCGGCGAGCGTACACATTTCGGCCAGATTGAATGTCTGAAATTATTAGCGTCTCATCGGTTCGCCGACAAAAGGTTGGGTTATTTAGGCAcgatgttgttgctggaCGAAAACCAAGAGGTCTTGACTCTGGTGACGAATTCGCTGAAAAAGTGAGTGGTCTCTGAGTTCTTCGTCCGCTCACTCGTCTGATCTCTTCATATTCTAGTGATCTCAACCACTCCAACCAATATATCGTCGGTCTATCCCTCTGCACTTTGGGCAACATCGCTTCCGTGGAGATGTCTCGTGACCTGTTCACCGAAGTTGAATCTCTCCTTTCCACCGCCAACCCCTACATTCGGCGAAAAGCAGCTTTGTGCGCTATGCGCATCTGTCGCAAAGTTCCCGATTTGCAGGAGCACTTCCttgaaaaggcaaagaacTTGTTGTCGGATAGGAATCACGGTGTCCTTCTGTGTGGTCTTACTTTGGTGATTGATATGTGTGAAGCGGAGGAGtcagaagaaggtcaagaaggagTGATTGAAATGTTCCGACCTCTTGCCGGAAATCTTGTGCGTGCTCTGAAGGGCCTGACCACTTCTGGATATGCCCCGGAGCATGATGTATCTGGGATTACAGACCCCTTCGTTCAGGTCAAGATCCTACGTCTGCTTAGGGTTCTGGCACGGGGCGATACTGCTACAAGTGAACTGATCAACGATATCCTCGCGCAAGTGGCGACCAACACCGACTCTTCAAAGAATGTGGGAAATGCGATCCTTTACGAGGCTGTCCTGACTATTCTTGATATCGAAGCCGACTCGGGTCTGAGGGTTCTCGGTGTCAACATTCTCGGAAAGTTCCTCACCAACAAGGACAACAATATTCGGTACGTCGCGCTTAACACGCTAAACAAGGTTGTCGCAATCGAGCCGAATGCAGTCCAGAGACACCGCAATACTGTCCTGGAGTGTCTCCGTGACCCAGACATCAGCATCAGGAGACGAGCTCTTGATCTTAGTTTCATGCTGATCAACGAGAGCAATGTTCGGGTTCTGGTAAGGGAGCTGTTGGCGTTTTTGGAAGTGGCCGACAATGAATTCAAACCCACTATGACGACCCAAATCGGCATAGCTGCTGACCGTTATGCCCCCAATAAACGGTGGCATGCCGACACCATTCTGCGGGTCCTCAAGCTAGCTGGTGCGTACGTCAAGGAACAGATTCTGTCGTCCTTCGTACGTCTTATCGCGACGACGCCGGAATTACAGACTTACTCTGTGCAAAAACTATACGTATCATTGAAAGAGGACATCTCGCAAGAGGGCCTCACCCTTGCTGCCACTTGGCTTATCGGCGAGTATGGCGACAACCTACTCCGTGGGGGtgaatatgaagaagaagaactcGTCAAAGAGATCAAGGAAAGTGACATTGTCGATCTTTTTGACAATATCCTCAACAGCACATATGCTACACAGACGGTGGTTGAATACATCACCACAGCTTCAATGAAGCTTACAGTCCGTATGTCTGATGCGTCGCAGATTGAGCGGCTCCGTCGGTTACTGCACAACCGAACTGCTGATCTGAGCGTGGAGATTCAGCAGCGTGCTGTAGAATACGGCAACCTGTTTGGTTATGACCAGATCCGTCGGGGTGTCTTGGAGCGAATGCCTCCTCCCGAAATCCGTGAAGAGCAGCGGGTTCTGGGTCCGTCAACCAAGAAGCGACAGAGCAAGATGCTTAAGGACAAGACGAGGAAGCCTATCAAGACGGCTGAGCAGGAtatgcttcttgatctcaTGGGAGGCTCCGATGTTCCGGTAACCAGTCCAACCATGAACGGATCCCAGAACACTGCCGATCTCCTGGCGGACATTCTCGGCGGCGATTCTGGTCTATCATCCCCTGCTCCTCAAGCCGCTCAACAGCCAGTCTCAAATAACAGTGCGATCATGGATTTGTTCGGTTCGAACGGTGGTACACCCTCTCCCAACCCCGCTCCCGCCTCGGCATCTCTCGATCTGTTAGGAGGCGCCGGCGCTCCAGTCTCTACACCTTCCCCTTCGACATCCACTGCGTACACAGCATACAACAAGAACGAATTGGTGCTTTCTCTGCAGGTACAGCGAGGCAACAACAATACAGCGCAGATCCAAGCTCGGTTCCGAAACCAGTCGAGCTTCAGCCAATTTACCAGCGTTGGTCTCCAGGCTGCTGTGCCAAAGAGCCAACGCCTGCAACTCAGCGCCATCAACAAGGCAGAGCTTGAAGCCGGAGACGAGGGTGTTCAGATGCTGAAAGTCACTGCGCTCAATGGGGTAAGTTTTTCCCTACCTAAACTTATTCGTCCCTGCGTGTTAACTAACTTTTTTAGCCACTCCCATCAAAACTCCGCCTTCGTCTCCGCGTCACATACGCAAAGGATGGCTCCGAGCCCACAACAGACCAAGTCGACTGGTCTGAGTCGTAAATAACGACCTCAACCCAAACCCGCACAGTACATTCGAGTTTTAGATCAGTTAGGAGGAGTTCTATCTGCCCAGGTTTCTGGTTGCA encodes the following:
- a CDS encoding AP-1 complex subunit gamma (transcript_id=CADANIAT00004455): MASLKQFIRNVRSAKTIADERAVIQKESAAIRASFREESHDSSIRRNNVAKLLYLFTLGERTHFGQIECLKLLASHRFADKRLGYLGTMLLLDENQEVLTLVTNSLKNDLNHSNQYIVGLSLCTLGNIASVEMSRDLFTEVESLLSTANPYIRRKAALCAMRICRKVPDLQEHFLEKAKNLLSDRNHGVLLCGLTLVIDMCEAEESEEGQEGVIEMFRPLAGNLVRALKGLTTSGYAPEHDVSGITDPFVQVKILRLLRVLARGDTATSELINDILAQVATNTDSSKNVGNAILYEAVLTILDIEADSGLRVLGVNILGKFLTNKDNNIRYVALNTLNKVVAIEPNAVQRHRNTVLECLRDPDISIRRRALDLSFMLINESNVRVLVRELLAFLEVADNEFKPTMTTQIGIAADRYAPNKRWHADTILRVLKLAGAYVKEQILSSFVRLIATTPELQTYSVQKLYVSLKEDISQEGLTLAATWLIGEYGDNLLRGGEYEEEELVKEIKESDIVDLFDNILNSTYATQTVVEYITTASMKLTVRMSDASQIERLRRLLHNRTADLSVEIQQRAVEYGNLFGYDQIRRGVLERMPPPEIREEQRVLGPSTKKRQSKMLKDKTRKPIKTAEQDMLLDLMGGSDVPVTSPTMNGSQNTADLLADILGGDSGLSSPAPQAAQQPVSNNSAIMDLFGSNGGTPSPNPAPASASLDLLGGAGAPVSTPSPSTSTAYTAYNKNELVLSLQVQRGNNNTAQIQARFRNQSSFSQFTSVGLQAAVPKSQRLQLSAINKAELEAGDEGVQMLKVTALNGPLPSKLRLRLRVTYAKDGSEPTTDQVDWSES